From the genome of Nicotiana sylvestris chromosome 1, ASM39365v2, whole genome shotgun sequence:
CCAAATTTGGTCAGTCCCTAAAATTGTGAATTTTTTATTGGTTTGAATTGGGCTTTAAAAATCAAAAAGCCCAAGAGGGGATTTAATTTGGATTTACAGACTTATAAGATTCAATTTGGGTCAAGTTTGACCCATCTGGTCTGGTTTCATGGGGTAAAACGCAGGGGTGTGAGGGGTATTCTGAGTAATTGGCTTAGGGAATCTTGATGTAACTGCCTAAGGAAACTTCttggaagctggggtggggactTACATGAAATCTGATGTTCTAAGCTAAGGACTTTTgagcaaaaacaaaaatatgaaaagggtaaaaatgaaaaatctgatttcCTAAGGGCTaccctaatagcttgcctataagGCACCTTACCTTGCATTTCAAGGAaggggaaaaagagaaaaagatccTAAAAAACTGAAACAGTTGCCTTCTTTGGAAAGTTCTAAAATACTTTTGAACTCCTTACATTCCCCTGCTAAAAACTACTCGAAATTGGTCTGGTTTCTGGGTTGTTGATCTTCATTGCTTGATTAACACTATTGAAAATGACAAAATCATGCAATTGGGTTGAAATGGATTGAATTTTGGATATTCAGAAACTTATTTCAAGTGTTGTAGTTTgggttttactgtttcattgcttgaATCTGGGTTCCTGCACTGTTACACTGCTGGTTTCTGCTATTGCTACTTTCCTCTGATCACCAGCTTGATATTCTGCTCTTGTTTTTTTTACTTATCCAAGTATTTTCCCAAACCATTATCAACAAGTGCTTAGGGAGATGTGTGTTGAGCCAAAGCCTGATTGAATACAAGTCCTTTTGATTTCTTATTTCATctgtttcttccattttctttgaTGTCTTGTAACAAGCCTTGGATTACATATGCTACCTTTGTTTTCCTATGTCAATAACATGTCGTACAATATAATCCTGTGCTCTTTAAGAACTTGGGATGTTGATTCTACTTAAATGAAACAGTGTTCAATCTCATGTAGTTCGTTATTACTGATATTGAGAAAGTAATTAATTGAGTTTAAGTTCGAGTTTTGTCTTATAAGTTTGGTTTAAGACTGAATTTAAACATGAATGTCAGGTAGTTAAAGTCAAGAATGCACTTTTAGTACCCTCTAAAATTGTTTTATGTCTCCATTGTTCTGCAATGATAATTCAGTAAGCTCGGGCCATGTGCAGGAAAGAATAGGACATCAATGCTATTTGGGCTCATTTTGGGAGCCCAGTAGCTTGTTCGTTTGTTGCTGGATTTTTTTCATAGAAGATTAAACCCCAAAAGAATGcattggaagcttaagttggttAACTTGTGCCAAATGGTTAAAATTCATAATTCTTTGATTAAACTAATTTCTTGTTTTCACGTAGTATCGACTTATTGGCCGTTAATTGATTGTGCACAAGTGCTGGTTCTAAGAATTCGACTTAGTATTGGCCCCATTGTGGAAGGATCAATGTCAGACTCGACAGCCTGCTACACGTCCTTAAACGTTCTTTTTCACTAACATATTGGGTTCATTGTGAGCCCAAGCTTGAATGCGTCTGCGTAGGGACCCTCACTTAATTAAGTTTAactccttagaaatcgaggtgtgccattagtgaattttccatggccctcgcaaagttgaaacatgtagttgctttaggcgcgttattttaataattaacttccttaaactcgaatgtgcatttcatgtgacccaaatccaaatcccaaaaacgttgactaaaatgtgtttaggattgcgggtgcatttcatgtggcgcgatccaaaggcaCGTTTAATCTTCTTAAAAATtgaacaaaagcggttaaaagttaaaatctgcacataggttcaaaatcatttaaaatcagataattaagtcgAATACAACacttgagcgactgtgctagaaccacggaactcgggaatgcctaacaccttctcccgggttaacagaattccttactcggatttctggttcgcggactattaagcagagtcaagcttttcctcaattcgggattgaaccggtgacttgggacaccataaatctcccaagtggtgactctgaatcttttaacaataaatcccgtttcgattgtcacttaaagtggaaaaaaactcccttatacattcCACTTctgggggtgtagtaaaaaaggaggtgtgacactgctggcgtgaggagcatggaatgtatagtgattttcttccagGTTGggctcaatggaaagttcttggttggttgagtgcatagttgcttgtggttcggaagggatatgaaattctcatgttatcctaagatggtatggtatatgcggtatattgtggaggattgagatttgcgtatGTAAGGTTACGGTTTAGTTTTAAACagaaagtcataaaattcttaggcagcacgagcAGTTTCAGacgattagagaaatgagctttaGACGATTAGGGGGATGaccttcagatgattaaggaaatggtattgctagtTGGAGTGacttgacgagggtatatgttttagGAAAGGAAATgcgattaagttgatggtacttttgtagtattgcggcactttcttgttagatcgacggCTGGTGttcaagtttgcttggtggcaccgAGGAGTTTCAGAGTATctttcgtggaatgattgggtatttgaggtgtggtatgcaTTCAGACGATGGAATTGGGGTCAGGCGTGTTGAGTCATTtgccatatggatttggaggCAGGGAAGTTCTCACATTTAGGCTATGTTTAAATTGTGAGTCGTGTGTATCAGCACTGTTTAacgactatcggggtttggagacccgagcggatctttcGTTGTtgggtatgttagattttggatatgATATTGGGTTCATACTGGTTGTCTCTGCGTTGTGCCATTTTGGACTATTACGCTAAGGAGGCGTTGTTGGCTATGGCGAAAATGccgcggattgagtggcgaggttcgacggagtatgtcctagtggagtggttttaaTTTTTGAGGACCTAGCGGACGGTTGGGAAGAATTTTCTTTCTTATGTGGGCTTTCGTGATAAGTGTCAGTGCAgaggcttctaccattgattcggctccggtggtgagggactttttggATGTGTTCTTATGGCCGGGCATGCCGCCGGGCAAGattattgatttcggtattaatttgatGCCGAaaaccgtatcgtatggcaccggcagagttagaagagttgaaggaacaacctCATGATTTCCTTGATGAGGAGttcattggcaggccaatgtggatgtgtgttctaacttgagtcggcttggttggctccgaattgtattACTGAGAGAGGTGTTGTGATTTGTCGATTATAGGCACCTAGGGTGCAGTTCTATTGGgctttcatagtggaagtcgagcgggaagagaaaTTGGGTGTTACTAGGTGAATGGTGtattggttatgtcctttcgggtttgtgtggtgtAGGTTATTTGCTCTaccgtgggtatgatgatttgttttggttccagacatcaagttgtgcatggttgtcgatttcaagcatagtgacttgaggtggttCATGTAGAGCAGTGTTGGATAAGATCGCGCATCGCAGCAAAGTTatatggaggtatgaccttgcgggttagattcgtgtgttctgttcctatgatgtgagacgagTTCTCAGCCCTGTGTTGtagtggtactggtgagcttgaggtacaactctttcatttaagtcattttcatgattgaaGGTATGTTctgactgttgcttattggtgcgcgtattatgcaagtggtggcttaggcctgtactgatgtgtcatgtcaccagagtagtgtgttgtATTAGAGGAGATCATTGAGATCATTAATGGATATGAACGGATTCGATtacagcatgttggaaggataatatcgagcttcaACTCAGAAATTTGCTGTGGTATTTGCCAAAAGAGGAGTGGCTtcttgaatggttgatctgggaaatggttatggtttaccgtgtgttttagtgatcattggcagtatatgaaagtgttggggtgggactttagttgataagagtttttctattggTATTCGGGCATTATGTGCAGCTGTtgtaattagaagttatcactacgagtgtttgagttatgtggtatatcaagtgattgcacctgagagcaagtatgggtgattacagcttgttcgggctaaTTCTGaaaatagatgtgagattctaatcttgtgaatgatttcaagagtggaaatgtggttctaaggtttatgggttaGGTTGGAATGTGGAAATGCAGTttcattgtgttatcggacctatatgagatagggtgatgtgggatcacccccgggtatatgcatggtaaggttattcagtgattggttggcttttggaacaactctgggcacgttcgaggacgaacatatgtttaagtgggggaggatgtaacgacccgaccgattgttttgagattttgcactttgctcgctagttctcgggcatgacttgccccgtgtgatatattatgacttatgtaaatcgctGATTTTGATTTTTAGGGTAattggaatgaatttggaagaaatagttctcagttgaagcttaaaatttgaaagatttgacttgtttgcatatgatctcggatcagaatttttatgatttggttagctccattaggtgatttgtgacttaggagcgcgatcagaatggggTTTGGAGTtttagagaagatttaggcttgaattgacgaagttgatattttggctattttcggttgataggcgagattttgatataggggtcggaatggaattccggaagtcgCAGAAGCtttgttgtatcatttgggatgtgtgtgcaaaatttcaggtcattcgaacgaggtttgatggactttctgatcgaaagcataatttaagagttcttggagttcttaggcttgaatcctatgttaaattggtgatttgatgttgttgtgagcgttccaaagttttgtacaagtttgaacgatgtcatgagatgtgttggtacaattggtttgaagttctgggagttccgggtaggttctgggatgttttaggccgaaaatcatagctgtaacaggtccagaagggttgcaggcctcgaaactcacccgcgcggtccgcacaaaaagaagtgcatcCGTGGTATgtgctgtgcagaccgcacaaaatgaagtgcggccgcggtaggtgttgtgcggaccgcacaaaatgaagtgcggccgcggtgaggaAAATtacactggtcctacttcggaagctcatatcttttgaactacaaggaattttgagacgaataaaaacaaaagttgtagatctttgaatctagctttcagaaacatattataataggcatttggacatatgtagcgaaagctatggccaaaatactaaagcctgtcactgcaaaagaaaacctgtgcggccgcggtcgtttttgtgcggaccgcactggttttgtgagGACCGCGatcgattttgtgcagtccgcagagCTGGAAATCcatggggtactctataaatatgaggttttgagttttatttgatattttgacctagagagctcggattttggcgatttttcgaaggtttttcaagaaattcactggggtaagtgattctaactcagatttggctagagtacatgaatctatcattgaattcatcatttaattcgtgatttgggatgtaatttgggaagaaattgaaaaatctttcaaaaatgtaaaatgatgatttgaaggaccaaatagtatcggaattggataatttttgtatggttagactcgtgagagtataaggattctagttttatgaattttgtcaaattccgagatgtgggcccggggtcgggtttgaccaatttcagaaattttgtggtaatttgattattttcaagtgggctttgttcccttagcaaaTTTTGATGGTTTGGTACTAATTTTGACTaaatttggagcatccggaggccgattcaagaggcaaaggcatcgcgggctagagttcggaccggatagaggtgagtaatgatcgtaaatgatgctatgagggtttgaaaccccggattgcacatcgtagtgctatattgaggtgagacacacacttgatgacgagcgtgtggtcgtgcactattggggattgtgacttggttcgtcccgattgatgattttaccgcgtatttgactgaaacttatttgttatcatcatgatttgggctgattgccatatttgggcttcgtgccaactatttgaactttcggaaatttttattactatttcctcactgctttgacttattaattaaactcagtcatgctattttccattgttttaccaCTCAGCCattttactccgttttgagacttaaatgatattttaaatgatgttttgggatgagaaatactgttttactaatgcccgaggggcttgtgggTATTTTTGACTTTGTAAGGCCGATgacctagttgtgaggaaacactgatactgattgaggccgagggcctgagatatgtacgtcacgagatggcttattgatattgtttatgaggccaagggcctgagatacatatatacgccacggggtggcttgactgatatgaggcccagggcctagatttgatgccacgagatggcttgatattgcgcttgggtcgtaaggggcccctcccagagtctatacacctccagtgagcgcgggtaccattgtgatgtaagatatagcccgaggggctgatattgtactatgcgatagcccgaggggctggtattgttctatgtgattgcccgaggggctggtaccattctatgtgattgcccgaggggctggtattgttctgagatattgcccgaggggcgaagttgttgacattgtgcccgaggggcgaacctttttatgtttatctttcatatttacttgtcattttacctgttaaactatggtatttgtgcccgagaggcggatTTTTGTGCTGATCTGACTAACTATTTttggcattcatttgcgtaactgttggaaaagtcattttcaaagaagtttaaattgagccaaaatattttaaagagatttttacagcttcactgctttcttactggttttggactgcttctatacaacatcttgatatgttttacgtgatttcttgccttcagtcttcatttattattattactcactaagtcggagtactcacattactccctgcaccttgtgtgcagattcaggtatgttttggctgatcggaggtagagtcatcagagtttagcaaggtagctgccgacgTTTGCAGcattgcttttctctctcttcatttcattagactgtatttgtacacttcagaCCTTCAGTTGTATcaataccctagtagatgctcgtgacttgtgacaccccggttagggctgtgttgggttgtatatcCGCtgcttattatcattaaatcatgtttagactgctcttatattgtttaactgttttaaaaagtgaattgggtctaattggctggccttgtcttcacgagaggcgccatcatgaacgagttcggggttagggtcgtgacattatacTAATTTATTATCATAAAAAATAATACGTGAAACCTTGAAGCTAACAGAATCCTCTTGACGTAAAGGAAAAGTATATTTTAGCGGTAAAAGGGGTTCAAAGATTGCTTTAGAATGTAATTCGAATCTTAGGATAAAATGAGACTAAGAATTGCATTAGACCACGTACTCAAATCTTAGGGTAGAATATGAGTATTCATTTTCTTTCGTCTTCGGACAGAAAAAATCTGCGAAAATAGAACCATTTATTTTCATCATCTAATATATATTTGGTTTCAACAAATTTAGCCATTactagaaattcaaaaataaaacagaacaatTAATTTTTACAGATTTGAAATTGCACTTAAGCATATAGGCTAGGGAACTGGAAACACTTATTCGACCTTATGCATGAGAAATCACGTGAAAACAACTCAAACAAGTCGCGGAAAAGCTCTACCAGAAGGTTTGAGAGCCCCTAAATTAAACTAGAGGACTTATGATTGCAAAAAAACAACATGTACAAGaaatatgcattgcttgctacTTGTATGCCTCTCTCCTTATTGCCTTTGAGATAAAAGATAACGTAAaacaattttctatttttttggggGGAAATTCTCAAGATAACTCGTAGTCGCTACCCTTTGGGTGCGCACTGGATAACCTGCTCATTGTGTAATAGCTCGTAAACCACACAAGATGTAAACCGCACTTGGCAAGCCCGGTACGACAAACTCTGACCGAAGAGGATGCTTGTGAGGGAAACCAATTCCAAGTCCCCCATGTTGGAAATCACTCACCCAATTGACCCAGCCAACTCTTGTTAACTTATTTTGACGACGTACGTGCATGATTTTCTATTGTTAAActtaataaataaagaacagagtaaaaataatttttttttaacgaagtgtatgattttctttctttgatCTCTAAACCTCGGCCGTTCAGTTTTTTCATGCAAATACGACTTGGGATAGGTTGCATTAACAATCAACACTACCTTTTCGGGATTACTTTTTATACAAACACCATTATTTAATTTGGCGTATGAGGTTTTAGGCATATACTCCTTGTAGTTTGATATATATAGAGTCGAAGAACCGGCAACAACGTAAACACAAAAGGTCaagaaaacaattaagagaaTGTATCATAGTAAACATTTCTTGTACGACTAAATAAGTGCATAACAATGGCCAAGAAAACAATATACGTAGATTTTAGCATAGCGAGATTATACTGTTCATTAGGTCTTCATAAATAAGGGTTGAAAGATGAATTATGTCCCACACCCGCTTGATTTGCAGGATAATATTGAAAAGGTGTACAATGTCGAAGATTAAGTAATTGAATCCCAGTTGTACATAAAATATTTTATCAAACCATTGATCATAGGGAAGAATCTTGAGTTAATATTCTTCCTTTTCAGATTTTACTCTTGGATGTTTCAAATTGATCATAGGGGATATTATGGTCTTCACATAGACCCCAATACTCTCAATGTTAGACGAACACTCAGTGCGCCATGAAAACCACCGAAAAGCTAGCCGATGATTTCCTGTCTGAAAGTTGAAGTCCTTGTCACCATCAGTAGTAGAAGGGGTCCCAAATGGTCCATAGGAACCCTTGTGTGTCCCAAATTTTATAGTGTTCAAAATTGATTTGAAGGGACTACTGAGCGAATTAAGAGATTTGAAGGAACCACTGATCGAAGTAAGAAATTCTAATGGATAATCAAAAACAACTGCACACGAGCTTTGAGTACATGTATCACAACCATGTTTATTTGACGGAACTAACTTGCTATTCTCATGGTACAGGAACTGAAGTGAAACAATTGCTTTTTTGTTGTATGAAACAAGAACCCCAGCGACTTGGTCTCGTCCCTTATAATCCCAAATGGTTCCACCACTTCTCCCCGCTGGGCCAATTTTGATCATATCCATATTCTCTCTTCTTTCTGAATAATAGGAGTAGTTGGAAAATTAAGTttttgttatgaatagtttgtacattggatactactttggatactacattggatattacattggatgctacattggatgctcatgttgtgaataacttaaagattaaatttcctattttatgtccatcatctttactttttatgcctataaaagaccatgtaattgcaatgaaaaattacaccaaagtgaaagaagaaaacacttctccattctctccatctcttcttgtttacattttactgcattgcttttattttataacacgttatcagcacgaaactctaattttattcttaactcccgctaagttgagccatattttattaagttttcactatgtcaaatttatcaaaacttgaatttgtggcacttgacatcaccgggaggaactatttatcatgggttcttgatgctgaaattcaccttgacgctaaaggtcttggaaatactattatacaaggaaatgaagcatcaaatcaggataaagcgaaggccatgattttccttcgtcatcatctacatgaagggttaaaaactgaatatttaaccgtaaaagatccacttgaattatggattaatttgaaggatcgatatgaccacctaaaacttacggtattaccgaaagctcggtatgagtggatacatttaaggttgcaagactttaaaaccgtaagtgagtataattctgctatctttaaagtaagttctctattaaaattatgtggagacactatcacagatgaggacttattggaaaaaacattttctacttttcacgcttcaaatgtggtgctacaacaacaataccgtgaaaaaggttttaagaaatattctgagttaatcacatgcctacttgtggctgagcagaataatactctattaatgaaaaatcatgaagcccgtcccactgggtcagctccatttccggaagtgaatgctgtagcaacatatgataagtttgaaagaaaacaaaataattaccgtggtcgtggacatggtcgtaaacgtggacgtggcagggggcgaaacaattatcgtcattatggtggaaataaattggagaacaataagggttctcaaattaatcattcaaaaggtaaagctagtatgtgtcaccgatgtggtatgagaggtcattgggcacgcatttgtcgtacgccagaacattttgtcaaactttatcaagcctccctcaagaaaaaagaaaataatgtggaggcacacttgacctttcaaaataatgatgatgaagcaggtccctcaaataaatatgattctaaggcacatcttgcatataaagatgatgattttgaaggcctaacaaatattactcatttagaagttggggacttctttgaggatattgactgaagaactaatcatcttactggggaatgaagctataaaagttgttatgtttatgtttgcaactagtttatttttcttgagtgtattttcctaatgcatcatgtgttgctagtttctacatttctaatgtatttcttaatgtttttttcctgcttgtctttcatatttcttatgatgtattatttgtcttttttatgaagaatatgaaaattcctcagtcttcagttggactcaagattaataaagatgatatatgtcttctggatagtgctacaacacacactattttaaaagataagagatatttctcttatttggtaatgaaagaagcgaatgttaatataatatccggtagtacaagattaattgaaggttctggaagatccaatttattactaccaggaggaataaatttggctattgatgaaacactatattgtagtaaatctcaaagaaacttattaagtttcaaagatattcgccaaaatggctatcatattgagactacaaatgatgaaaagaatgAATATCTTTATAtaactacaataatgtccggtaagaaatatgtgcttgaaatgttacccgctttttcctccggcttatactacacaagtattagcaggattgaaacacatgtcgTAGTAAacaagaagtttactaatcaagataattttattatt
Proteins encoded in this window:
- the LOC138891121 gene encoding inactive protein RESTRICTED TEV MOVEMENT 1-like; this encodes MDMIKIGPAGRSGGTIWDYKGRDQVAGVLVSYNKKAIVSLQFLYHENSKLVPSNKHGCDTCTQSSCAVVFDYPLEFLTSISGSFKSLNSLSSPFKSILNTIKFGTHKGSYGPFGTPSTTDGDKDFNFQTGNHRLAFRWFSWRTECSSNIESIGVYVKTIISPMINLKHPRVKSEKEEY